One Sphingomonas sp. LHG3406-1 genomic window carries:
- a CDS encoding MarR family transcriptional regulator produces the protein MRIVDHPDAKAFILHWGEMGTQWGVNRSVAQLHALLYLSDRPLHAEEIVDQLGLARSNVSTGVRELQGYGIVRRVHVEGDRRDHFVAETDLWDMLMKIAAERKRREIDPTLRLLEELAGRLKDDPTSPAQVRERVTRMHEFIGTLGNWYEQVRKLPKPTLITLMKLGAKVARFIPGGGKEPPQG, from the coding sequence ATGAGAATCGTCGATCATCCGGACGCCAAGGCCTTCATCCTCCACTGGGGGGAGATGGGAACGCAATGGGGAGTGAACCGGTCGGTCGCGCAGCTTCACGCGCTGCTCTATTTGTCGGACCGGCCGCTCCATGCGGAGGAGATCGTCGACCAGCTTGGCCTCGCCCGTTCCAACGTGTCGACCGGTGTCCGCGAACTGCAGGGCTATGGTATCGTTCGGAGGGTGCATGTCGAGGGTGATCGCCGCGACCATTTCGTCGCCGAGACCGACCTGTGGGACATGCTGATGAAGATCGCCGCCGAGCGGAAGCGGCGCGAGATCGACCCGACGCTCCGCCTGCTCGAGGAACTGGCCGGCCGGCTCAAGGATGATCCCACCTCTCCGGCTCAAGTGCGTGAGCGGGTGACCCGCATGCACGAGTTCATCGGCACGCTCGGCAACTGGTACGAGCAGGTCCGCAAGCTTCCCAAGCCGACGCTGATCACCCTGATGAAGCTCGGCGCCAAGGTCGCCCGCTTCATTCCGGGCGGCGGGAAGGAGCCGCCGCAAGGCTGA
- a CDS encoding alpha-amylase family glycosyl hydrolase, whose amino-acid sequence MKRLFLAAALATAAFPSTALAGPYAPRDMSGVKHPDWSKDAVIYQINTRQFTPQGTFKAAEQQLPRLKAMGVDILWIMPIHPIGEKNRKGTLGSPYSVRDYRAVNPEFGTLADFKSFVRAAHGQGMKVIIDWVANHSAWDNDLVTQHPDWYDRDWKGNFRPTPWWDWSDIIDFDFSKEPLRQYMAESMLYWVREADIDGFRADVAAYVPLDFWEKVRSEADRIKPVFMLGEAQMRDLHYRAFDATYGWGWYNALADIAKGKADATALFGYFSENESAWPKGAMRMVYAENHDQNAWHGTGTETFGPALRNVHVLAFAGEGIPLIYNGEEAGNPKRLEFFEKDPIAWREHPNRALFTRLAALKTRNRAMWNAPWGGRMVGVVNDKPQKVFSFHRQAGRARVFGIFNFSAEAQTVRFTERLADGSYRDFDSGQAVRVDAATAMTLAPWSYRLLTVD is encoded by the coding sequence ATGAAGCGTCTGTTCCTTGCCGCCGCCCTGGCGACCGCCGCCTTCCCTTCAACCGCGCTCGCCGGCCCATACGCACCGAGGGACATGAGCGGCGTGAAGCATCCCGACTGGTCGAAAGATGCGGTCATCTACCAGATCAACACCCGCCAGTTCACGCCGCAAGGGACGTTCAAGGCGGCCGAGCAGCAGCTTCCGCGCCTCAAGGCGATGGGCGTCGACATCCTCTGGATCATGCCCATCCACCCGATCGGCGAGAAGAACCGCAAGGGGACGCTCGGCTCGCCCTACAGCGTGCGCGACTATCGCGCGGTCAATCCGGAATTCGGCACGCTCGCCGACTTCAAGAGCTTCGTCCGCGCTGCCCACGGTCAGGGCATGAAAGTGATCATCGACTGGGTCGCCAATCATAGCGCCTGGGACAATGACCTCGTGACGCAGCACCCCGACTGGTACGACCGCGACTGGAAGGGCAACTTCCGCCCGACGCCGTGGTGGGACTGGTCGGACATCATCGACTTCGACTTCAGCAAGGAGCCGCTTCGCCAGTATATGGCGGAATCGATGCTCTACTGGGTGCGTGAGGCCGACATCGACGGTTTCCGCGCCGACGTCGCTGCCTACGTGCCCCTCGACTTCTGGGAGAAGGTCCGGTCCGAAGCCGACAGGATCAAGCCGGTTTTCATGCTTGGCGAGGCGCAGATGCGCGATCTCCACTACCGCGCCTTCGACGCCACCTACGGCTGGGGCTGGTACAATGCGCTCGCCGACATCGCCAAGGGCAAGGCCGACGCCACCGCCTTGTTCGGTTACTTCAGTGAGAATGAGAGCGCATGGCCGAAGGGCGCCATGCGCATGGTCTATGCCGAGAACCACGACCAGAACGCCTGGCACGGCACCGGCACGGAGACCTTCGGCCCGGCTCTCCGGAACGTCCATGTGCTCGCCTTCGCGGGCGAGGGCATCCCGCTCATCTACAATGGCGAGGAAGCCGGCAATCCGAAGCGCCTTGAGTTCTTCGAGAAGGACCCAATCGCCTGGCGCGAGCATCCGAACCGCGCATTGTTCACCAGGCTCGCCGCGCTCAAGACCCGCAACCGGGCGATGTGGAACGCGCCCTGGGGCGGGCGCATGGTCGGCGTGGTGAACGACAAGCCGCAGAAGGTCTTTTCCTTCCACCGCCAGGCCGGCAGGGCCCGCGTGTTCGGCATCTTCAATTTCTCCGCCGAAGCGCAGACGGTGAGATTCACCGAACGCCTCGCCGACGGCAGCTACCGCGACTTCGACAGCGGTCAGGCGGTCAGGGTCGACGCCGCGACCGCCATGACCCTCGCGCCCTGGAGCTACCGGCTGCTGACGGTGGATTGA
- a CDS encoding sugar transferase: MFQSSPISHVRRTNWLGRRRVQLLGAMLVAAVVPLAWRLFFTPEALWVSTFNAFWANVVAVVVAFWLRLSVEPYPGIRSSLVILPTCAVAHGLVLAFFFFTRLPYDRSAFIAGFVLHVAWFYLVYFLVQRRTILQIGVVPLGDWQKLETLEMINWIRLDGPSIELARRCDAIVADFSADLSPEWEGFLADAALTGLIVYQVKPLAESLTGRVEIDHLSENSFGSLVPARGYFHLKTVIDFFVALAALPVLLPVMLGAAIAILLDDGGPVFFRQRRIGHRGTPFHVLKFRTMRVDPGLSTGDARQAAMTGDLDPRITRVGAFLRKSRIDELPQAWNILKGEMSWIGPRPEAEVLSLWYVGEIPFYRYRHVVKPGITGWAQTNQGHVAEVEQIHHKLQYDFYYIKYFSPFLDLLIVFKTLKTMLTGFGAR; the protein is encoded by the coding sequence ATGTTCCAATCATCACCCATTTCCCACGTCCGCAGGACGAACTGGCTCGGCCGCAGGCGTGTGCAGCTGCTCGGCGCCATGCTGGTTGCGGCGGTGGTTCCGCTCGCCTGGCGACTGTTCTTCACGCCTGAAGCGCTGTGGGTGTCGACCTTCAACGCCTTCTGGGCGAACGTGGTCGCAGTGGTGGTGGCCTTCTGGCTCCGCCTCAGCGTCGAGCCTTATCCAGGCATCCGGTCGAGCCTGGTCATCCTGCCGACCTGCGCGGTCGCCCACGGCCTGGTCCTGGCCTTCTTCTTCTTCACCCGCCTGCCCTATGATCGAAGCGCCTTCATCGCGGGCTTCGTCCTGCACGTGGCCTGGTTCTACCTCGTCTATTTCCTAGTCCAGCGACGGACGATCCTGCAGATCGGCGTGGTGCCGCTCGGCGACTGGCAGAAGCTCGAGACGCTGGAAATGATCAACTGGATCCGGCTGGACGGTCCATCGATCGAACTTGCCCGCCGCTGCGACGCGATCGTCGCGGACTTCTCGGCCGACCTATCACCCGAATGGGAGGGCTTTCTCGCGGACGCCGCGCTGACCGGGCTGATCGTCTACCAGGTGAAGCCGCTGGCGGAATCGCTGACCGGCCGGGTCGAGATCGACCATCTTTCGGAAAACAGCTTCGGCTCACTGGTGCCGGCGCGCGGCTATTTTCACCTCAAGACGGTGATCGATTTTTTCGTGGCGCTGGCGGCGCTGCCGGTGTTGCTGCCGGTGATGCTGGGTGCGGCAATCGCCATCCTGCTCGACGATGGCGGCCCCGTCTTCTTCCGGCAGCGCCGGATCGGCCATCGCGGCACGCCCTTCCATGTCCTCAAGTTCCGCACGATGCGGGTCGATCCCGGGCTCAGCACGGGTGACGCGCGGCAGGCCGCCATGACCGGCGACCTCGATCCGCGCATCACTCGGGTGGGCGCCTTCCTGCGCAAGAGCCGCATCGACGAGCTGCCGCAGGCGTGGAACATCCTGAAGGGCGAAATGAGCTGGATCGGGCCGCGGCCGGAGGCGGAAGTGCTCAGTCTCTGGTATGTCGGGGAGATCCCCTTCTATCGCTACCGTCACGTGGTGAAGCCCGGCATCACCGGCTGGGCGCAGACCAACCAGGGCCATGTCGCCGAGGTCGAGCAGATCCACCACAAGCTGCAGTACGACTTCTATTACATCAAGTATTTCTCGCCGTTCCTCGACCTGCTGATCGTGTTCAAGACGCTGAAGACGATGCTGACGGGGTTCGGGGCGCGATAA
- a CDS encoding nucleotide sugar dehydrogenase produces MKRNGVDVQEQKIVVVGLGYVGLPLAVALAEHGPVIGFDIDAQRIAELRDGHDRTRELSGDRLGASSLVLTDDPSAVRGADVYVVTVPTPVDASNQPDLSPLLSATRSVAGMIDPARPAVVVYESTVYPGVTEDICGPELERVSGLRRGTHFRLGYSPERINPGDREHTVDKITKVVAGEDEATSALLADLYGRMNDGRIFRAASIKAAEAAKVIENAQRDINIAFINEITQIFAKLDLSIWDVLAAARTKWNFLPFEPGLVGGHCIGVDPYYLAHRARELGHEPNVILAGRQINDGMGAWVADRLHEKMGNRAGRVLVLGLTFKENVPDLRNSRVIDVVRRLQWLGHEVGVADPLADPAEAEHEYGLTLVDPATLGEKVDLVVGAVAHDDYRGWTEEQLLALVRDNGQVADLKRLWGWASGSTAKVWSL; encoded by the coding sequence GTGAAGCGGAACGGGGTAGACGTGCAGGAACAGAAGATCGTGGTCGTTGGGCTGGGCTATGTGGGACTGCCGCTGGCGGTCGCGCTGGCCGAGCATGGGCCGGTCATCGGCTTCGACATCGACGCCCAGCGGATCGCGGAACTGCGCGACGGGCACGACCGGACGCGTGAGCTGTCCGGGGATCGGCTTGGGGCGTCGTCGCTGGTACTGACCGACGATCCTTCGGCTGTGCGCGGGGCGGACGTCTATGTCGTGACCGTGCCGACCCCGGTCGACGCGTCCAACCAGCCGGACCTCTCCCCGCTCCTTTCGGCCACCCGCAGCGTCGCCGGAATGATCGATCCGGCGCGGCCGGCGGTCGTGGTCTACGAGAGCACCGTCTATCCCGGCGTGACCGAGGACATCTGCGGGCCGGAGCTGGAGCGCGTGTCGGGCCTCAGGCGCGGCACGCACTTCAGGCTCGGCTACAGCCCCGAGCGGATCAATCCGGGCGACCGCGAGCATACGGTCGACAAGATCACCAAGGTGGTGGCGGGCGAGGATGAAGCGACCAGCGCCCTGCTTGCCGACCTCTACGGCCGGATGAATGACGGCCGCATCTTCCGCGCAGCGTCGATCAAGGCGGCCGAAGCGGCCAAGGTGATCGAGAATGCGCAGCGTGACATCAACATCGCCTTCATCAACGAGATCACGCAGATCTTCGCCAAGCTCGACCTCAGCATCTGGGACGTGCTGGCGGCGGCGCGGACCAAGTGGAACTTCCTGCCGTTCGAGCCGGGCCTTGTCGGCGGCCATTGCATCGGCGTCGACCCTTATTACCTCGCCCACCGTGCCCGCGAGCTGGGGCATGAGCCGAATGTCATCCTGGCGGGCCGGCAGATCAACGACGGCATGGGCGCCTGGGTCGCCGACCGACTTCACGAGAAGATGGGGAACCGCGCCGGGCGGGTTCTGGTGCTCGGCCTGACCTTCAAGGAGAATGTGCCAGACCTGCGCAACAGCCGGGTGATCGACGTCGTCCGGCGGCTGCAGTGGCTGGGTCACGAGGTCGGGGTCGCCGACCCGCTCGCCGACCCGGCCGAGGCGGAGCACGAATATGGGCTGACCCTGGTCGATCCGGCCACGCTCGGCGAAAAGGTGGACCTCGTCGTCGGCGCGGTTGCGCATGACGATTATCGCGGCTGGACCGAGGAGCAACTGCTCGCACTGGTCCGGGACAATGGGCAGGTAGCGGACCTCAAGCGGCTGTGGGGCTGGGCAAGCGGGTCGACAGCGAAGGTCTGGAGCCTGTAA
- a CDS encoding AMP nucleosidase, translated as MPDIETILDQLETIFDGSVQNLRRALMAYVRDGVRPEAQARADGCFAYPELRIDYDPATPPPLPARAFARLNQPGIYVASIARPKLFREYLRTQLEHLCRDYDVEISVGRSASEIPYPYVLDGGEDLQLGGIQSAELARWFPTTELVHIGDEIADGEWDSTRHSTRPLALFDGPRTDFSLARLRHYTGTPTEHFQRFILFTNYVRYVDEFVRFAADALREEGSPYQALSVPGGRYDRGMLENAEAEIAAGSWRRYQMPAYHLVGPNGDDGISLVNIGVGPSNAKTICDHIAVLRPEVWLMIGHCGGLRPSQTIGDYVLAHAYLRDDHVLDDILPVEIPIPPIAEVQTALFNAAATVTGEDEDMLKKRLRTGTVVTTDDRNWELRYTASARRFNQSRAVGIDMESATVAAQGYRFRVPYGTLLCVSDKPLHGELKLPGQANAFYERAISQHLRIGIETLNLLREEGDALHSRKLRSFDEPPFR; from the coding sequence ATGCCTGATATCGAGACCATCCTCGACCAGCTCGAGACCATCTTCGACGGGTCGGTTCAGAATCTGCGCCGTGCTCTCATGGCGTATGTGCGGGACGGCGTTCGTCCCGAAGCACAGGCGCGGGCCGACGGCTGCTTCGCCTACCCCGAGCTTCGCATCGACTATGATCCGGCGACTCCACCCCCGCTTCCGGCACGGGCCTTCGCGCGGCTGAACCAGCCCGGCATCTATGTCGCCAGCATCGCTCGGCCGAAGCTGTTCCGCGAGTATCTGCGCACCCAGCTCGAGCATCTGTGCCGCGATTATGACGTGGAGATCAGCGTCGGCCGGTCGGCGAGCGAGATCCCCTACCCCTATGTCCTCGACGGCGGCGAGGATCTGCAACTGGGCGGTATCCAGTCGGCCGAGCTGGCGCGCTGGTTTCCGACCACCGAACTGGTCCACATCGGCGACGAGATTGCCGATGGCGAATGGGATTCGACCCGTCATTCAACGCGGCCGCTCGCGCTGTTCGACGGGCCGCGCACCGACTTCAGCCTGGCCCGGCTGCGCCATTACACGGGCACTCCAACCGAGCATTTCCAGCGCTTCATCCTGTTCACCAACTATGTCCGCTATGTCGATGAGTTCGTGCGCTTTGCGGCCGATGCACTGCGCGAGGAAGGGTCGCCCTACCAGGCGCTGAGCGTGCCGGGCGGCCGCTACGACCGGGGCATGCTGGAGAATGCCGAGGCGGAGATCGCGGCGGGCTCGTGGCGGCGCTACCAAATGCCGGCCTACCACCTGGTCGGGCCGAACGGCGACGACGGCATCAGCCTGGTCAACATCGGCGTCGGGCCGAGCAACGCCAAGACCATCTGCGACCATATCGCGGTACTCCGGCCGGAAGTCTGGCTCATGATCGGCCATTGCGGGGGGTTGAGGCCAAGCCAGACGATCGGCGACTATGTGCTCGCCCACGCCTATCTGCGCGACGATCACGTGCTCGACGACATCCTTCCGGTCGAGATCCCGATCCCGCCCATCGCCGAGGTGCAGACGGCCCTGTTCAACGCAGCAGCGACGGTCACCGGCGAGGACGAGGACATGCTGAAGAAGCGGTTGCGCACCGGCACGGTGGTCACCACCGACGATCGCAACTGGGAGCTCCGCTACACGGCGAGCGCACGGCGCTTCAACCAGAGCAGGGCGGTCGGGATCGACATGGAAAGCGCGACGGTCGCGGCGCAGGGCTATCGCTTCCGCGTGCCCTACGGGACCCTGCTGTGCGTGTCGGACAAGCCGCTCCACGGCGAACTGAAGCTGCCCGGTCAGGCCAATGCCTTCTACGAGCGGGCGATCAGCCAGCACCTCAGGATCGGGATCGAGACGCTGAACCTGCTGCGCGAGGAAGGCGACGCGCTGCACAGCCGGAAGCTGAGGAGCTTCGACGAGCCGCCGTTCCGGTGA
- a CDS encoding DUF465 domain-containing protein: protein MSRLLETHQRIDQALREEQRRRRPDPTRTSQLKKLKLRVKDILYRMTRTSAQV from the coding sequence ATGTCCCGCCTTCTGGAAACGCACCAGCGGATCGACCAGGCCCTGCGCGAGGAGCAGCGTCGCCGCCGGCCCGATCCTACCCGGACCAGCCAACTCAAGAAGCTGAAGCTGCGGGTCAAGGACATTCTCTACCGGATGACCCGGACCAGCGCGCAGGTCTGA
- a CDS encoding TerC family protein, giving the protein MPEFLMYEWLTKPLWLWFSFLAIVIVLLAFDLGVLHRKTKEIEVRESLILSALYIGLGVLFSGFVWWAFEGERAGASAAEAATMLSGWEAAKLYLTGFVVEKSLAMDNVFVIAMIFTYFAVPRMYQHRVLFWGILGVIVLRGIMIGLGATLISQYGWVLYIFAVFLILTGIKMWMTAEQEYDVSSSPVLKFIRRRFNVTDELHGEKFWVKKPDPKTGKLAWFMTPLFLALIMVEIVDVVFAVDSVPAIFAITTDPFIVYTSNIFAILGLRALYFALAALVHRFHYLKYALALLLVFIGSKIFLADLLGMEGGKFPANWSLGITFAILFGGIAYSLWKTRHEGASMRDVSDPM; this is encoded by the coding sequence ATGCCCGAATTTCTGATGTATGAATGGCTGACCAAGCCCTTGTGGCTATGGTTCAGCTTCCTTGCCATCGTGATAGTGCTGCTGGCGTTTGACCTTGGCGTGCTGCACCGCAAGACCAAGGAGATCGAGGTTCGCGAGAGCCTGATCCTGTCGGCGCTCTACATCGGCCTCGGAGTGCTTTTCTCGGGCTTCGTCTGGTGGGCCTTTGAAGGCGAGCGCGCGGGGGCGAGCGCGGCCGAAGCGGCTACCATGCTGAGCGGCTGGGAAGCGGCCAAGCTCTACCTCACCGGCTTCGTCGTGGAGAAGAGTTTGGCGATGGACAACGTCTTCGTCATCGCGATGATCTTCACCTATTTCGCGGTGCCGCGCATGTATCAGCACCGCGTGCTCTTCTGGGGCATCCTTGGCGTGATCGTGCTGCGCGGCATCATGATCGGCCTCGGCGCGACTCTGATCAGCCAATATGGCTGGGTGCTCTATATCTTTGCGGTGTTCCTGATCCTGACGGGCATCAAGATGTGGATGACGGCCGAGCAGGAGTATGACGTATCCTCCAGTCCGGTGCTGAAGTTCATCCGCCGCCGCTTCAACGTCACGGACGAGCTTCACGGCGAGAAGTTCTGGGTGAAGAAGCCGGATCCCAAGACCGGCAAGCTGGCCTGGTTCATGACCCCGCTGTTCCTGGCTCTGATCATGGTCGAGATCGTCGACGTCGTGTTTGCGGTCGACTCGGTGCCGGCGATCTTTGCGATCACCACTGACCCGTTCATCGTCTACACGTCGAACATCTTTGCCATCCTTGGCCTTCGCGCGTTGTATTTCGCGCTGGCGGCGCTGGTGCACCGATTCCATTATCTGAAATACGCGCTGGCCCTGCTGCTGGTGTTCATTGGCTCCAAGATCTTCCTCGCCGACCTGCTTGGCATGGAAGGCGGCAAGTTCCCAGCCAACTGGAGCCTCGGGATCACCTTCGCCATCCTTTTTGGTGGCATTGCTTACTCGCTTTGGAAGACCCGACACGAAGGTGCTTCTATGCGCGATGTGAGCGATCCGATGTAA
- a CDS encoding MarR family transcriptional regulator, whose product MSDDFIQSLGKAFLAHRLRRSSELILQQSGAELRSKRLNVPPRGASMLLLIDEAGPIGVAEIARRLRLSHPLIVRMAQAFVEADLIEVTKDPGDGRRKQLIVTGRGQTEATVLRDLNSKLATAFDQLFAELGCDLIEILNQLDAALTAQPLSVRLSQLLE is encoded by the coding sequence GTGAGTGATGACTTTATCCAGTCACTAGGCAAGGCCTTTCTCGCGCACCGGCTGCGCAGGTCATCCGAGCTGATCCTGCAGCAAAGTGGCGCTGAATTGCGAAGCAAGCGGCTGAATGTGCCTCCTCGCGGCGCTTCAATGCTTCTTCTCATTGATGAAGCAGGACCCATCGGAGTTGCGGAGATCGCGAGGCGATTGCGCCTGTCACATCCCCTGATCGTCCGCATGGCGCAGGCCTTTGTCGAAGCCGACCTGATTGAGGTCACAAAGGACCCGGGCGACGGTCGGCGCAAGCAGCTCATTGTGACCGGTCGGGGCCAGACCGAGGCCACGGTTCTTCGCGACCTCAACAGCAAGCTGGCGACCGCTTTCGACCAATTGTTCGCTGAACTTGGCTGCGACCTGATCGAGATCCTGAACCAACTCGATGCCGCGCTCACTGCCCAACCACTCAGCGTCAGGCTCTCACAACTGCTGGAGTAA